The following coding sequences are from one Streptomyces venezuelae window:
- a CDS encoding GDSL-type esterase/lipase family protein, which translates to MHTDDTHPTHHDDPSWTTTAITAELLRGALDVERTEHGLLPHRLPAGARAQNIDGQLAMAESQPSGIRLAFRTRATAIELDTLPTKRSYVGAPPRPDGVYDLLVDGRPAGATTVEAGHVLTIDMTAGTVERSTGEPGTARFTGLPDGMKDIEIWLPHNETTELVALRTDAPVEPARDPGRKVWLHHGSSISHGSDAASPTTIWPALAASRGGVELINLGLAGSALLDPFTARAMRDTPADLISVKLGINVVNADLMRLRAFAPAVHGFLDTIRDGHPETPLLVVSPILCPIHEDTPGPSAPDFSDFGEGRLRFIAMGDPAERASGKLTLNVIRDELARIVKQRSADDPNLHHLDGRDLYGPADVAEHPLPDDLHPDADTHRLIGERFAAKVFTAGGAFGG; encoded by the coding sequence ATGCACACGGACGACACTCACCCCACCCATCACGACGACCCCTCCTGGACCACCACGGCCATCACCGCGGAGCTCCTGCGAGGTGCTCTCGACGTGGAGCGCACCGAGCACGGCCTGCTGCCGCACCGGCTCCCCGCCGGAGCCCGCGCCCAGAACATCGACGGGCAGCTCGCCATGGCCGAGTCCCAGCCCTCCGGCATACGCCTGGCGTTCCGTACGCGCGCCACCGCGATCGAACTCGACACACTGCCCACCAAGCGGTCGTACGTGGGCGCCCCGCCCCGCCCGGACGGCGTCTACGACCTGCTCGTCGACGGCCGACCGGCCGGCGCGACGACCGTCGAGGCAGGCCACGTCCTGACCATCGACATGACCGCGGGCACCGTCGAGCGCAGCACCGGGGAGCCCGGCACCGCGCGGTTCACCGGACTGCCCGACGGCATGAAGGACATCGAGATCTGGCTGCCGCACAACGAGACCACCGAACTCGTCGCGCTGCGGACCGACGCCCCGGTGGAGCCCGCGCGGGACCCGGGCCGCAAGGTGTGGCTGCACCACGGCAGCTCCATCAGCCACGGCTCCGACGCGGCGAGCCCCACCACGATCTGGCCGGCGCTCGCCGCCTCGCGCGGCGGTGTGGAGCTGATCAACCTGGGTCTCGCGGGCAGCGCCCTGCTCGACCCGTTCACGGCCCGCGCCATGAGGGACACCCCTGCGGACCTGATCAGCGTCAAGCTCGGCATCAATGTGGTCAATGCCGACCTGATGCGGCTGCGCGCCTTCGCGCCCGCGGTGCACGGATTCCTCGACACCATCCGTGACGGCCACCCGGAGACGCCGCTCCTGGTCGTCTCGCCGATCCTGTGCCCCATCCACGAGGACACCCCCGGCCCCAGCGCGCCGGACTTCAGCGACTTCGGGGAGGGGCGCCTCCGGTTCATCGCGATGGGCGACCCGGCGGAGCGGGCGAGCGGCAAGCTCACCCTCAACGTCATCCGCGACGAACTGGCCCGCATCGTGAAGCAGCGCTCGGCCGACGACCCGAACCTGCACCACCTCGACGGCCGTGACTTGTACGGCCCCGCGGACGTGGCGGAGCACCCGCTCCCCGACGACCTCCACCCGGACGCCGACACCCACCGCCTCATCGGCGAGCGCTTCGCGGCGAAGGTCTTCACGGCGGGCGGCGCGTTCGGCGGCTGA
- a CDS encoding TetR/AcrR family transcriptional regulator, with the protein MVRVGLTAERLVRAGAELADEAGFDQVTVSALARRFDVKAASLYSHVKNSQDLKTGIALLALAELADRGADALAGRAGKDALAALANVYRDYAREHPGRYAAAQLRLTPEAAAAGAGGRHAEMTRAILRGYELTEPDQTHAVRLLGSVFHGYVSLELGGGFSHSAPDSDETWTRVIDALDALLRNWPEPDV; encoded by the coding sequence ATGGTTCGCGTGGGGCTGACCGCGGAGCGTCTGGTGCGGGCGGGGGCGGAGCTGGCCGACGAGGCCGGGTTCGACCAGGTGACCGTCTCCGCGCTCGCGCGACGGTTCGACGTCAAGGCCGCGAGCCTGTACTCGCACGTGAAGAACTCACAGGACCTCAAGACCGGCATCGCCCTGCTCGCCCTCGCGGAACTCGCCGACCGGGGCGCCGACGCGCTGGCCGGACGGGCGGGCAAGGACGCGCTGGCCGCGCTGGCGAACGTCTACCGCGACTACGCCCGCGAGCACCCCGGCCGGTACGCCGCCGCCCAGCTCCGGCTCACCCCCGAGGCCGCTGCCGCCGGCGCGGGCGGCCGGCACGCGGAGATGACGCGGGCGATCCTGCGCGGGTACGAGCTGACGGAACCGGACCAGACGCACGCGGTCCGCCTCCTCGGCAGCGTCTTCCACGGCTACGTGAGCCTGGAGCTCGGCGGCGGGTTCAGCCACAGCGCACCGGACTCCGACGAGACGTGGACGCGCGTCATCGACGCTCTTGACGCGCTGCTGCGGAACTGGCCCGAACCGGACGTCTAA
- a CDS encoding helix-turn-helix domain-containing GNAT family N-acetyltransferase, translating to MNAEQIDQVRRFNRTVTERVGVLHDNYLGRDRPVGEARLLWEIGEREQDVRGLRERLGLDSGYVSRLLRALEADGLVTVEPHPRDRRVRTVRLTGAGRAERGLLDERSDRLAGSLLKPLNTAQRARLVAAMAEVDRLLTASTVALATVDPGHPDAEYCLCSYFTELQERFDTGFDPARSLLPDAGGLRPPRGLFLVARVHGEPVGCAGLKLPPGAPAEIKRMWVAPAARGLGLGRRFLAELEELAAGEGRTVLRLDTNKALDAAIGLYRSCGFQEVPAFNDEPYAHHWFEKRIGRDA from the coding sequence ATCAATGCCGAGCAGATCGATCAGGTACGACGCTTCAACCGCACCGTCACCGAACGCGTGGGCGTGCTGCACGACAACTACCTGGGCCGCGACCGCCCCGTCGGCGAGGCCCGGCTCCTCTGGGAGATCGGCGAGCGGGAACAGGACGTGCGCGGACTGCGCGAACGCCTCGGGCTCGACTCCGGCTACGTCAGCCGCCTGCTGCGCGCCCTGGAGGCCGACGGCCTGGTGACGGTGGAACCGCACCCCCGCGACCGGCGGGTCCGCACGGTCCGGCTGACCGGAGCAGGCCGCGCCGAACGCGGCCTGCTCGACGAGCGCAGCGACCGGCTCGCGGGTTCCCTCCTGAAGCCGCTGAACACCGCGCAGCGGGCCCGGCTCGTCGCCGCCATGGCGGAAGTGGACCGGCTGCTCACCGCATCGACGGTCGCCCTGGCCACCGTCGACCCCGGCCACCCCGACGCCGAGTACTGCCTGTGCTCCTACTTCACCGAGCTCCAGGAGCGTTTCGACACCGGCTTCGACCCCGCGCGGAGCCTGCTGCCGGACGCGGGCGGGCTGCGGCCGCCGCGTGGCCTGTTCCTGGTGGCCAGGGTGCACGGTGAGCCCGTCGGCTGCGCCGGGCTCAAGCTGCCGCCCGGCGCCCCGGCCGAGATCAAGCGCATGTGGGTGGCGCCCGCGGCGCGAGGTCTCGGTCTCGGTCGCCGCTTCCTCGCGGAGCTGGAGGAGCTGGCCGCCGGGGAGGGCCGCACCGTCCTGCGCCTCGACACCAACAAGGCGCTCGACGCGGCCATCGGCCTGTACCGCTCCTGCGGCTTCCAGGAAGTGCCCGCGTTCAACGACGAGCCGTACGCGCACCACTGGTTCGAGAAGCGCATCGGGCGCGATGCCTAA
- a CDS encoding dihydroxyacetone kinase family protein yields MSHFLPETDAVPTAARGLALAHPGMIEVNESPLYLRARDADPARTVALVSGGGSGHEPLHTGLLGRGGLDAVCPGEIFASPHNRQIYEASAAAAKSGGVLHIVKNYTGDVINFQIAAERLRHDGIPVATVLVDDDLATDSADSATGRRGTAATVVVEKLLGAAADRGATLEELTDLGRRVVARSRSIAVAARAQTSPTTLHRAFELDEGTLDYGVGIHGERGIRTIARPATGDLVRRMADDLLDALPDGPDDVLALVNGLGATTELELNAIAVLLNDELTARGLRPVLVVPGTFTAALDMAGFSLTLTRLEDGWADLWTAPTRTPLVLPRPLEGAVGGETPESPVRKPANTRASAPHETGDRALLDRYARTVTQVRDNLTKLDQLVGDGDFGDNLAGGVRRAVKLADETGMDGTAALADAFLNDVGGTSGPLFGLLFQHLAAASPADGGAPTADALAEAAEAGHAAIHRVGGAVPGDCTLVDALAPAAESLTAARGADAPEAPLTEAAQAAIRGALATASLRPRRGRASYVGDHALGVPDPGALAVALLFMALADIHEPATAPRLPAPGHITVI; encoded by the coding sequence ATGAGCCACTTCCTGCCGGAGACCGATGCCGTGCCGACCGCCGCCCGAGGGCTGGCCCTGGCGCACCCCGGCATGATCGAGGTGAACGAAAGCCCGCTGTACCTGCGGGCCCGCGACGCCGACCCGGCCCGCACGGTCGCCCTGGTCTCCGGCGGCGGCTCCGGCCACGAACCGCTGCACACCGGGCTCCTGGGGCGGGGCGGCCTGGACGCCGTCTGCCCCGGCGAGATCTTCGCCTCCCCGCACAACCGGCAGATCTACGAGGCGAGTGCCGCTGCCGCGAAGAGCGGCGGTGTCCTGCACATTGTCAAGAACTACACCGGCGACGTGATCAACTTCCAGATCGCGGCGGAGCGCCTGCGGCACGACGGCATCCCCGTCGCCACCGTCCTCGTCGACGACGACCTGGCCACCGACAGCGCGGACAGTGCGACCGGCCGCCGGGGCACCGCCGCGACGGTCGTCGTCGAGAAGCTCCTCGGCGCCGCCGCCGACCGGGGCGCCACGCTGGAGGAGCTCACCGACCTCGGCCGGCGCGTCGTCGCCCGCTCCCGCAGCATCGCCGTCGCCGCACGCGCCCAGACCTCGCCCACCACGCTGCACCGCGCGTTCGAGCTGGACGAGGGCACCCTCGACTACGGCGTCGGCATCCACGGCGAGCGCGGCATCCGCACCATCGCGCGGCCCGCCACCGGCGACCTGGTCCGGCGCATGGCCGACGACCTCCTGGACGCGCTGCCCGACGGACCCGACGACGTACTGGCCCTCGTCAACGGCCTCGGCGCCACCACCGAGCTGGAACTCAACGCCATCGCGGTACTCCTGAACGACGAGCTCACCGCCCGCGGCCTCCGCCCCGTCCTCGTCGTCCCCGGCACCTTCACCGCCGCCCTGGACATGGCCGGGTTCTCCCTCACCCTCACGCGGCTCGAAGACGGCTGGGCCGACCTGTGGACCGCCCCCACCCGGACCCCGCTGGTCCTGCCGCGCCCGCTGGAGGGTGCCGTCGGCGGCGAAACCCCCGAGTCGCCCGTACGGAAGCCCGCGAACACCCGCGCGTCCGCGCCGCACGAAACCGGCGACCGCGCCCTCCTCGACCGCTACGCCCGCACCGTCACGCAGGTCCGCGACAACCTCACCAAGCTCGACCAGCTCGTCGGCGACGGCGACTTCGGCGACAACCTCGCCGGAGGCGTGCGCCGCGCGGTGAAGCTGGCCGACGAGACCGGCATGGACGGCACGGCGGCGCTCGCCGACGCCTTCCTCAACGACGTCGGAGGCACCAGCGGCCCCCTGTTCGGCCTCCTCTTCCAGCACCTGGCCGCCGCGTCCCCGGCGGACGGCGGCGCCCCGACGGCGGACGCGCTCGCGGAGGCCGCCGAGGCCGGCCACGCCGCCATCCACCGGGTGGGCGGCGCGGTCCCCGGCGACTGCACGCTGGTCGACGCCCTCGCGCCCGCCGCCGAGTCCCTGACCGCCGCCCGGGGCGCGGACGCCCCCGAGGCGCCGCTGACCGAGGCGGCGCAGGCGGCCATCCGAGGCGCCCTCGCCACCGCGTCGCTCCGCCCCCGACGCGGCCGCGCCAGCTACGTCGGTGACCACGCGCTCGGCGTGCCGGACCCGGGCGCGCTCGCCGTCGCGCTGCTCTTCATGGCTCTCGCGGACATCCACGAACCGGCGACGGCCCCGCGTCTGCCCGCGCCCGGCCACATCACCGTCATCTGA
- a CDS encoding helix-turn-helix domain-containing protein, which yields MDARREDLGRMLRAWRMARDPALLPGPVPFRGHRSYLTQLDMALLLGVSERWYRALERGEDRKYAREMIDGVVRILDLSPGQATALHRGTGHQPPRYRAGSVRPDDAMLDLLHQQRRVSWICDQAWDVLAVNAVAARHCPWLARPDANVMTWAFSAEARYQLRDWDAKWAVPLLGRLRLAWQRWPDNERLDDVVRTVRREPGVAELWERTADVRAPHDDAALPVYFPLVAPDPVDVRVAAYGRFGDTALRWLVLTPVDPSVTFP from the coding sequence GTGGACGCGCGACGCGAGGATCTCGGGCGGATGCTGCGTGCGTGGCGGATGGCCCGCGACCCGGCCCTGCTCCCCGGCCCCGTCCCCTTCCGCGGCCATCGCTCGTACCTCACGCAGCTCGACATGGCATTGCTGCTCGGGGTCTCCGAACGCTGGTACCGCGCCCTGGAGCGGGGCGAGGACCGCAAGTACGCGCGCGAGATGATCGACGGCGTCGTACGGATCCTGGACCTCTCCCCCGGCCAGGCGACCGCCCTCCACCGCGGCACCGGCCACCAGCCGCCCCGCTACCGGGCGGGGAGCGTGCGGCCCGACGACGCGATGCTCGATCTGCTGCACCAGCAGCGCCGGGTGAGCTGGATCTGCGACCAGGCCTGGGACGTGCTCGCCGTCAACGCCGTGGCGGCACGCCACTGCCCCTGGCTGGCCCGGCCGGACGCGAACGTCATGACTTGGGCGTTCTCCGCGGAGGCCCGGTATCAGCTGCGTGACTGGGACGCGAAGTGGGCGGTTCCGCTGCTCGGCCGGCTCCGCCTCGCCTGGCAGCGCTGGCCGGACAACGAGCGCCTGGACGACGTGGTGCGGACCGTGCGGCGCGAGCCGGGCGTCGCCGAGCTGTGGGAACGTACGGCGGACGTCCGGGCGCCGCACGACGACGCGGCGCTCCCCGTGTACTTCCCGCTGGTGGCGCCCGACCCGGTCGACGTGCGCGTCGCGGCGTACGGGCGCTTCGGCGACACGGCGCTGCGCTGGCTGGTCCTCACCCCCGTTGACCCGTCGGTCACGTTTCCCTGA
- a CDS encoding alpha/beta fold hydrolase, with protein sequence MSSAQPLTCPPSAGRPTHRLVPSPAGRVHLVEQGQGPLVLLVHGFPESWYSWRHQLPALAAAGYRAVAVDMRGYGRSSRPADAAAYRMLDLVEDGVAVVRALGEETAVVVGHDWGATVAAHSALVRPDVFRAVGLLSVPYTPPGGPRPSEVFAGMGGDEEFYVSYFQEPGRAEAEIEPDVRGWLAGFYAALSGDTMPGPDAPDPHFVSRGGRLRDRFPAVTGVPPVPGAPGASGARLPAWLDERDLDVYAEEFERTGLTGALNRYRAMDRDWEDLTPRFAGAPVRRPSLFVGGALDASTTWLADAIEAFPDTLPGLRSSHVLDGCGHWVQQERPDEVNGIVTDWLGTLDA encoded by the coding sequence ATGTCGTCCGCGCAGCCGCTGACCTGTCCGCCGTCCGCCGGACGTCCGACCCACCGTCTGGTCCCTTCGCCCGCGGGCCGCGTTCACCTCGTGGAGCAGGGTCAGGGGCCCCTCGTGCTGCTGGTGCACGGCTTCCCCGAGTCCTGGTACTCCTGGCGCCATCAGCTGCCCGCCCTGGCCGCGGCCGGATACCGCGCGGTCGCCGTCGACATGCGCGGCTACGGCCGTTCGTCGCGCCCCGCGGACGCCGCCGCGTACCGGATGCTCGACCTGGTCGAGGACGGCGTCGCCGTGGTGCGTGCGCTCGGCGAGGAGACCGCCGTGGTCGTGGGGCACGACTGGGGCGCGACCGTCGCCGCGCACTCCGCGCTCGTCAGGCCCGACGTCTTCCGCGCGGTCGGGCTGCTGAGTGTCCCGTACACCCCACCGGGTGGGCCGCGACCCAGTGAGGTGTTCGCCGGGATGGGCGGGGACGAGGAGTTCTACGTCTCGTACTTCCAGGAGCCCGGCCGCGCCGAGGCGGAGATCGAGCCCGACGTACGGGGCTGGCTCGCCGGTTTCTACGCCGCGCTCTCCGGCGACACGATGCCGGGCCCCGACGCGCCGGACCCGCACTTCGTGAGCCGCGGCGGACGGCTGCGGGACCGGTTCCCGGCCGTGACGGGAGTACCGCCGGTTCCGGGGGCTCCCGGGGCTTCGGGTGCGCGGCTGCCCGCGTGGCTCGACGAGCGCGACCTCGACGTGTACGCCGAGGAGTTCGAACGGACCGGCCTCACCGGCGCCCTCAACCGCTACCGCGCCATGGACCGGGACTGGGAGGACCTCACGCCGCGCTTCGCCGGCGCCCCGGTCCGCCGGCCGTCCCTGTTCGTCGGGGGAGCCCTGGACGCCTCGACCACGTGGCTCGCCGACGCGATCGAGGCGTTCCCCGACACCCTGCCGGGCCTGCGCTCCTCGCACGTCCTCGACGGCTGCGGCCACTGGGTCCAGCAGGAACGCCCCGACGAGGTCAACGGGATCGTGACGGACTGGCTCGGCACCCTGGACGCCTGA
- a CDS encoding SDR family NAD(P)-dependent oxidoreductase, whose amino-acid sequence MLVDLSGKTALVTGSTQGIGAAIAVGLARAGAEVAVNGRSRDSVDAAVDRLKGECDGAGFLAAPGDISTDEGARQVFDAVPRADILVNNLGVFGAEPALDITDDEWRRYFEVNVLTAVRMIRHYLPGMKDRSWGRVLNIASDSALVTPAEMIHYGMSKTALLAVSRGFAKEAAGSGVTVNSVIAGPTHTGGVEDFVYELVDRALPWDEAQRKFMTEHRPQSLIQRLIEPEEIANMVVYLSSPLASATTGGAVRVDGGYVDSIVP is encoded by the coding sequence ATGCTCGTCGACCTTTCCGGCAAGACCGCGCTCGTCACCGGTTCGACCCAGGGGATCGGCGCGGCGATCGCCGTCGGCCTGGCGCGGGCGGGCGCCGAGGTCGCGGTGAACGGCCGGTCCCGCGACTCCGTGGACGCCGCCGTCGACCGGCTCAAGGGGGAGTGCGACGGCGCCGGGTTCCTCGCCGCGCCGGGCGACATCTCCACGGACGAGGGCGCGCGGCAGGTGTTCGACGCCGTGCCGCGGGCGGACATCCTCGTGAACAACCTCGGCGTCTTCGGTGCCGAGCCCGCCCTCGACATCACCGACGACGAATGGCGCCGCTACTTCGAGGTCAACGTACTGACCGCCGTGCGCATGATCCGCCACTACCTGCCCGGCATGAAGGACCGCTCCTGGGGCCGCGTCCTGAACATCGCCAGCGACTCGGCGCTCGTCACGCCCGCGGAGATGATCCACTACGGCATGTCGAAGACCGCGCTGCTCGCCGTGTCGCGGGGCTTCGCGAAGGAGGCGGCGGGGTCCGGCGTCACCGTCAACTCCGTGATCGCGGGGCCGACGCACACCGGCGGCGTGGAGGACTTCGTCTACGAACTGGTGGACCGCGCGCTGCCGTGGGACGAGGCGCAGCGGAAGTTCATGACGGAGCACCGCCCCCAGTCCCTGATCCAGCGCCTCATCGAGCCGGAGGAGATCGCGAACATGGTCGTCTACCTCAGCTCCCCCCTGGCGTCCGCGACGACGGGCGGAGCGGTACGGGTGGACGGCGGCTATGTGGACTCGATCGTTCCGTAA
- a CDS encoding bifunctional phosphatase PAP2/diacylglycerol kinase family protein codes for MKRRIAGVDRRWFERVASARLPGAEQVLPPLSRSANHGRLWLGTAAALAVVGGPAAKRAARRGVGALALASVTTNAVAKYAVRRRRPVLTTVPAMRRLSKAPWTSSFPSGHAASAAAFAVGVALEAPRYGALLAPVAAAVAFSRVYVGVHYPGDVLAGCVLGAAAAAVTCYWWPPHPQPAQFRRTRVKAPALPEGEGLVVVLNSGSGRGVPGRLPPGEHLELLLPKAEILSCGPGDDLDAVLDEAVARATGAGGVLGVCGGDGTVNATARRAAAAGLALAVFPGGTLNHFALDVGTPTFEDTAHAVARGEAVRVDLARVRDGEGRDIAGFVNTFSIGIYPELVSRREKLEGRIGKWPAAAVSFVEVLRTAAPLRIRLDGHDRVLWLLFAGNGQYVPDGLALTHRPRLDDGLLDIRTVDAEAPLARSRVALSALGGALRRSRVFRSERVEELRLSGLENVTGLAYDGETAPTPDALVLDKLRSALTVYSPAAQLDEIAQRARTLTLAANRQPRRGPVA; via the coding sequence ATGAAGCGACGGATCGCCGGCGTCGACCGGCGGTGGTTCGAGCGGGTGGCGTCGGCGCGGCTGCCCGGCGCGGAGCAGGTGCTGCCGCCGCTGAGCAGGTCGGCGAACCACGGGCGGCTCTGGCTGGGCACGGCCGCCGCCCTCGCGGTCGTCGGCGGTCCCGCGGCCAAGCGTGCCGCGCGGCGTGGTGTGGGCGCCCTGGCGCTCGCCTCGGTGACGACGAACGCGGTGGCCAAGTACGCCGTACGCCGACGCCGTCCCGTCCTCACCACCGTCCCCGCGATGCGACGGCTCTCCAAGGCGCCGTGGACGTCGTCGTTCCCGTCCGGGCACGCCGCGTCGGCGGCGGCGTTCGCGGTGGGGGTGGCGCTGGAGGCGCCCCGGTACGGCGCGCTGCTCGCGCCGGTCGCCGCGGCCGTCGCGTTCTCCCGGGTGTACGTGGGGGTGCACTACCCCGGCGACGTGCTCGCGGGCTGCGTGCTCGGTGCGGCGGCGGCCGCGGTGACCTGCTACTGGTGGCCGCCGCACCCCCAGCCCGCCCAGTTCCGTCGCACCCGGGTGAAGGCGCCGGCGCTGCCTGAGGGCGAGGGGCTCGTCGTCGTTCTCAACTCCGGTTCGGGGAGGGGCGTTCCGGGGCGTCTGCCCCCGGGCGAGCATCTGGAGCTGCTGCTGCCGAAGGCGGAGATCCTGTCGTGCGGTCCGGGCGACGACCTCGACGCGGTCCTGGACGAGGCGGTCGCGCGGGCGACCGGGGCGGGCGGGGTGCTCGGTGTGTGCGGCGGGGACGGCACGGTGAACGCCACGGCCCGGCGTGCCGCGGCGGCGGGGCTGGCGCTCGCGGTCTTCCCCGGCGGCACGCTGAACCACTTCGCGCTGGACGTGGGCACGCCCACCTTCGAGGACACCGCGCACGCCGTGGCGCGGGGCGAGGCGGTCCGCGTCGATCTGGCGCGGGTGCGGGACGGAGAGGGCAGGGACATCGCGGGGTTCGTCAACACGTTCAGCATCGGCATCTACCCCGAACTCGTCAGCAGGCGCGAGAAGTTGGAGGGGCGCATCGGCAAGTGGCCGGCTGCCGCCGTGTCGTTCGTCGAGGTGCTGCGGACCGCGGCGCCGCTGCGGATCCGGCTCGACGGCCACGACCGTGTGCTGTGGCTGCTCTTCGCGGGCAACGGGCAGTACGTGCCGGACGGCCTCGCGCTCACGCACCGGCCCCGCCTGGACGACGGCCTCCTCGACATCCGTACCGTCGACGCGGAGGCGCCGCTCGCCCGGTCGCGCGTCGCCCTCTCCGCGCTGGGCGGTGCGCTGCGGCGTTCGCGGGTGTTCCGCTCCGAACGCGTCGAGGAGTTGCGGCTCAGCGGTCTCGAGAACGTGACGGGTCTCGCGTATGACGGTGAGACCGCACCGACGCCGGACGCCCTGGTCCTGGACAAGCTGCGCTCCGCGCTGACGGTGTACAGCCCGGCGGCCCAACTCGACGAGATCGCCCAGCGGGCCCGCACGCTGACACTGGCGGCGAACCGGCAGCCGAGGCGGGGACCGGTCGCCTGA